A DNA window from Zingiber officinale cultivar Zhangliang chromosome 3A, Zo_v1.1, whole genome shotgun sequence contains the following coding sequences:
- the LOC122053766 gene encoding gibberellin 3-beta-dioxygenase 1-like has protein sequence MHYLVPDLSPLIALPSLLSPVAAHIQPELTGLAEVPETHAWPTLHDRPYGVDDRVPVVDLALPDAVRLVGRACEEWGAFLLTGHGVPVELLRRIEEQGRRLFSLSAAHKLRAARCDGTSTGYGSAFISKFFSKQFWSEGFTVVGSPREDARKIWPDGHQDFCGAIEEYSRLMDDLARRLMHLMLLFLGLSDEEISWVGPLKAQHEAVPALQLNYYPRCPEPDRAMGLAEHTDSSLVTIIHQSSGVAGLQLLRDGDGGGAARWVAVAPITGALVVIVGDLFQVMSNGRFRSVVHRAVVDRTRARISVAYFCGPPAELKISPIGKLMGSGRGPAYRGVTWPEYLRLKKKLYNEALASLRLSAGKGGEKEKLEVYISS, from the exons ATGCATTAT CTAGTTCCTGATCTGTCTCCGTTAATTGCTCTGCCGAGCCTTCTCTCGCCGGTAGCCGCGCATATCCAGCCGGAGCTCACGGGCCTGGCCGAGGTCCCCGAGACACACGCGTGGCCCACCCTCCACGACCGGCCTTACGGCGTCGACGACCGCGTTCCCGTGGTCGATCTCGCGCTCCCCGACGCCGTCCGCCTCGTCGGCCGTGCCTGCGAGGAGTGGGGCGCTTTCCTGCTGACGGGCCACGGCGTCCCAGTCGAGCTTCTCCGCCGCATCGAGGAGCAAGGCCGGCGCCTCTTCTCGCTCTCCGCCGCCCACAAGCTGAGGGCCGCTCGCTGCGACGGGACCTCCACCGGCTACGGCTCCGCCTTCATCTCCAAGTTCTTCTCGAAGCAGTTCTGGTCGGAAGGGTTCACCGTCGTCGGCTCCCCTCGCGAGGACGCCCGCAAGATCTGGCCCGACGGCCATCAAGACTTTTG TGGCGCGATCGAGGAATACAGCAGGCTGATGGACGATCTTGCGCGGAGATTGATGCACTTGATGCTGCTTTTTTTGGGCCTCAGCGATGAGGAAATTAGCTGGGTTGGTCCGCTAAAAGCCCAGCATGAGGCTGTTCCAGCGCTACAGCTCAACTACTACCCGCGCTGCCCGGAGCCCGACCGAGCCATGGGGCTCGCGGAGCACACGGACTCCAGCCTCGTCACCATCATCCACCAGAGCAGCGGCGTGGCCGGGCTGCAGCTCCTGCGGGATGGCGACGGTGGCGGCGCAGCCCGGTGGGTGGCGGTGGCGCCAATTACGGGGGCATTGGTCGTCATCGTTGGCGATCTCTTTCAGGTGATGTCCAACGGTCGGTTCCGAAGCGTGGTGCACCGGGCGGTCGTTGACAGGACGCGGGCTCGCATCTCGGTGGCGTACTTCTGTGGCCCTCCGGCGGAGTTGAAGATCTCTCCTATTGGGAAGCTGATGGGATCCGGCCGGGGTCCAGCGTACCGAGGCGTTACTTGGCCTGAGTACTTGCGCCTGAAGAAGAAACTTTACAACGAGGCCCTCGCATCACTCAGATTGTCGGCAGGgaaaggaggagaaaaagaaaaactgGAAGTATATATATCATCATGA